The nucleotide window TACTGCTGGCCCTTTTGTTTGATTACCCGAATGAGGCGCTATACCTGCTCTACTGGTGCGGCGGTAGTTTCCCAGGTTAGTTCCTCGGCTTCGGCCTGCTTGCTGAGCGCAATGACCGAGCCTTTGCCCACTTCGCCGGAAATAATCATGCGTGAAATTGGGCGGCGCAGCTGCTGCCGGATAACGCCCTTGATAGGTCGGGCTCCGTAGCGCGGCGTGAAGCCCGACAAGGCTAGGTGGGTACGGGCCTCCTCAGACAGTTCCAGGGTAATGCCTTGCCGGCGCAGCTGCTCCTGCAGGGGCCGCAGGTGAATGTCGAAAATCTGCACCACGTTTTCCTCGGAAATCGGGGCGAAGGGCACTATTTCGGTGAGCCGGGCCAGGAATTCGGGTCGGAAATGGCGGCTCATGGTTTCCATCAGCGTGTTGGTAGCCGGAATTTGGCCTTCGCCAAACGACTTGATAATCTGCTCACTGCCGATGTTGGAGGTGAACAGAATAACGGCGTTGGAAAAGTCGCCTTCCCGGCCCAGCCGGTCGTGCAGGCGGCCTTCGTCCAAGATCTGCAGGAAGATGTCGAAGACCGAGCTGTGGGCCTTTTCGATTTCGTCGAAGAGCACCACCGAGTAGGGTTTCTCCCGAATCTTGTTGACCAGCATGCCGCCTTCCTCGTAGCCCACGTAACCGGGAGGTGCCCCGTAGAGCAGGGCCGCCGAGTGCTCCTCCTTGAACTCCGACATATCGAAGCGAATCAGGAAGGACTCGTCGTTGAATAAAAAGTCGGCCAGGGACTTGGCCAGCTCGGTTTTGCCCGTGCCGGTGGGGCCCAGCAAAAAGAACGAGCCAATGGGCTGCCCGGCTTTGATCAGGCCGGAGCGCGACTCCAGAATAGCCTCGCACAAGGCTTTTACCGCGTGGTTCTGACCCACCACGCGCTGCTGCAGCGTCTGATCCATGTTGAGCAGTTTGTCCCGCTCGTTGCTTTGCAGCTTGCCCAGCGGAATTCCCGTTTTGCCGGCCACCACAGCCGCCACGTCGGCCCGCTCCACGCTGTCCTTCTTGGTGCCCGACAATGCCACCACGGCCGCCAGTAGCTCCCGGATGTAGGCTTCCAGCGGCTCCGAGGTTTCAAGCGTATCGGGCTGCTGCTCCTGGTCGAGTTGGTTGAGCCAGAGGTGGCTTACCTGGTTCTGCACCTGGTACAAAAACCACCGCAGCTCCTTCATATAATCGGCTTCTTCCAGCTCCGAGCCGCGGGCAGCCAGGGCCTCGAAGTCCTGCTGTAGTTGCTGCAATTCGGCCTCAGCATGGCTGTCGAGCATGCGGATGGCGGCCATGGTGCGGTCTACCAGGTCGATGGCCGAGTCGGGCAGCTGCCGGTCTTTGATGTAGCGCTTGGCCAGGCGCACGGCCTCACTCACCGTGCCTTCGC belongs to Hymenobacter cellulosilyticus and includes:
- a CDS encoding ATP-dependent Clp protease ATP-binding subunit; translation: MLTALLHNEIGLASWLAIELDKDIHYLREWAEVRLEGLPKSTRPPEMPSQDTQLKPVLEVADLVALQLAKEQTDPLSLLAALLRPGLAFTEEQLKSLPLTQREVMSAAEPEAQQPLAVGADGQTTAPLSDRAAPTAKAGALATYCVNKTEEAAAGKLDPIVGRDRETRQMAEILGRRTKPNVLLVGEPGVGKSALVEGFAQQIVQKKVPTHLQQVVLFELDLGTLVAGASYKGEVEDRIKSVLTEIKQYTRAILFIDEIHVLLDPKGSAGAGIAQLLKPELARGEITVIGATTNDEYRQYIEADEAFNRRFDVLRVEEPSVVVAERMLESVLPHYAAHHGLQIGEGTVSEAVRLAKRYIKDRQLPDSAIDLVDRTMAAIRMLDSHAEAELQQLQQDFEALAARGSELEEADYMKELRWFLYQVQNQVSHLWLNQLDQEQQPDTLETSEPLEAYIRELLAAVVALSGTKKDSVERADVAAVVAGKTGIPLGKLQSNERDKLLNMDQTLQQRVVGQNHAVKALCEAILESRSGLIKAGQPIGSFFLLGPTGTGKTELAKSLADFLFNDESFLIRFDMSEFKEEHSAALLYGAPPGYVGYEEGGMLVNKIREKPYSVVLFDEIEKAHSSVFDIFLQILDEGRLHDRLGREGDFSNAVILFTSNIGSEQIIKSFGEGQIPATNTLMETMSRHFRPEFLARLTEIVPFAPISEENVVQIFDIHLRPLQEQLRRQGITLELSEEARTHLALSGFTPRYGARPIKGVIRQQLRRPISRMIISGEVGKGSVIALSKQAEAEELTWETTAAPVEQV